In the genome of Calothrix sp. PCC 6303, the window GAAGCTCAACCAGATCTAGATTTAAACTACTTACTAGGCGTTCTAGTTGTAGATAAACAAAATAATAGTGAAAAATTTTATTCATTCCTCGCCGAAAAGCCCGAAGATGAAAAAATAGTTTGGCAACAGTTTGTAAATTTGGTTTCTCAATATCCCGACGCACCAATTTACCATTTTTGTGTATATGAATTTGATACCGTCAAGCGATTAGCCAAACTATACGGCACTTCCAACGCCATAATTAAACCAATATTATTTAGATTTATAGATATTTACGAAGAATTTATTCAAAGCGTTGCCCTACCAGTGGAGAGTTATGCTTTAAAAACCATTGCCCGTTGGCTAGGTTTCCAATGGCGCAACCCCGAAGCCAGTGGCGCAAAATGTATATACTGGTATGACCAATGGTTACAAACAAGCGATCGCACTTTACTAGAAACCATCGAAACCTATAACGAAGACGACTGTCACGCTACCCGCACCGTCAAAGATTGGTTAGCGGAATTTTTGTCATCCCACACTCAAATCTCCTAAAGACGTTCCACCGGAACCTCTTATATATTATTGATTGCATTCAACCCGATCAAACATCTTTCATTTATTCAGCCAGCCCCATAAAATGTCGCTAACCTTCTAAAATCTTTAACAGATAAGAAGGTAAATCAAAATGAGCCAAACCACGGAAACAATTTTTAGCAAGATTATTCGTCGGGAGATACCTGCAGATATCGTTTACGAAGATGATTTAGCACTTGCATTCAAAGATGTTCACCCCCAAGCACCTGTTCACATCCTCGTAATTCCCAAAAAGGTCATCCCTAAATTGGATGCTGCCACAGATGATGATACTGCTCTCTTAGGACATTTGTTACAAACTGTAAAGAAAGTAGCTGCACAAGCAGGATTGGAAAAAGGGTATCGGGTGGTAATCAACACAGGTGATGATGGCGGGCAGACAGTTCACCATATACATTTACACATATTAGGTGGGCGGCAGATGAGTTGGCCCCCAGGTTAAGGGATATTACATTAATATTTCTAAATATTAAAAGCGTGTGAGTGTTTACTCAACACGCTTTTTTGCTTTTTCGTTACATTCAGCGAAGCTTGGGCGACATAAATCGTTCGCATTCCTCAAGAAATCAACTCAAACAATTACCTCTATGAGCTCCAAAGGCTTATTATTGCGTTAGAATATAATCTGTAATCTAATATATATACGAATACGATAACTTATGCTTAAGTTAAAATACTTTACAAAACTAAATAAGTTTATTATATTTAGTTACATGGAAGGCAAGCAGCCAACCAAATCATACAAAAATCAAGCAATTATAAAACCATGACCACAACCTTACAAAGACGCGAAAGCGCCAACGTATGGGAACAGTTCTGTAACTGGATTGCCAGCACAGAAAACCGTCTATACATCGGCTGGTTCGGCGTATTGATGATCCCAACCCTACTTGCAGCAACAACCTGCTTCATCGTAGCCTTCATCGCAGCACCCCCAGTAGACATCGACGGGATCCGTGAACCAGTAGCAGGTTCCTTGATGTACGGAAACAACATCATTTCCGGTGCAGTTGTTCCTTCATCCAACGCAATTGGACTTCACTTCTACCCAATTTGGGAAGCAGCATCCCTAGATGAGTGGTTGTACAACGGCGGTCCTTACCAACTAGTAGTATTCCACTTCCTCATCGGCGTATTCTGCTACATGGGACGTGAATGGGAACTATCCTACCGCTTAGGAATGCGTCCTTGGATCTGCGTAGCATACTCAGCACCAGTAGCAGCAGCAACCGCAGTATTCTTAATCTACCCAATCGGACAAGGTTCATTCTCAGATGGTATGCCCTTAGGCATCTCAGGAACATTCAACTTCATGTTGGTATTCCAAGCAGAACATAACATCTTGATGCACCCCTTCCACCAACTAGGAGTAGCAGGCGTATTCGGTGGTTCATTGTTCAGCGCAATGCACGGTTCACTAGTAACCTCCTCCTTGGTACGTGAAACAACCGAAACAGAAAGCCAAAACTACGGTTACAAATTCGGTCAAGAAGAAGAAACCTACAACATCGTTGCAGCACACGGCTACTTCGGTCGTCTAATCTTCCAATACGCATCCTTCAACAACAGCCGCAGCTTACACTTCTTGTTAGCAGCATGGCCAGTAGTAGGAATCTGGTTCACCAGCTTGGGAATCAGCACCATGGCATTCAACCTGAACGGATTCAACTTCAACCAATCAGTAATTGACACCCAAGGTCGCGTCATCAACACATGGGCAGACGTAATCAACCGGGCTAACCTAGGTATGGAAGTAATGCACGAGCGTAACGCTCACAACTTCCCCTTAGACTTGGCTGCTGGTGATGCTTCACCTGTTGCATTGTCTGCACCTGCTATCAACGGTTAATATCCGAGTGGTGCTAGTCGAGACTAATAAATAAAGTTTGAAAAGCGCCCTCTCCTAGGAGAGGGCGCTTTTTGCTATTGACATAAAAAAATCCCTAATAATGAAAGCTAGTATCAGAAATTAAAATCTAGATGTGGCACAAATACTAATTAAAACCGTGACGCGAACCTTATGGAGTAAAGAATCATGACACCTCAAGAATTTTTAACAAACTTAGCTGAAGCTACCACAGACTCCGAAAAGTTAGTAGTGTTCGCAGAATACCTAGATACAACTGCTTTAGAAAATGCCACAACTAAAAGATGGAAAAGTCTTCCCTACAGCAACGAAATCCAGATGTCACTCAAAAACGTTGCTTTTCATCTAGAGGCACTTGCCGAAGCCGGAAATCAACCCTAAAGAAGAGTGGCTAGTAGTTACAGCAGTTTTCACCTATTTGAACCACATCAAACGTAGGGGTTTAGCAATTCTAAGCCCCTACAGAGTGGTCTATTTACCTGAAAATGGCTGTCAATACTGCTATGTTGGGGAAGTGCGTAGACCTATAAGCGGCTTGTCTTTGACATCGCACTTCCTCAATTGATAAATTTATATCATCGCCGTCAGAATTTTTACTTATCGCAACTCCCAATTTACAATAGGTTTACAGGAGATAGCACTAATAAAGTTAATATAGAGTTGATAGCGATTTAGCAAAACTTGGGAGATATGAGCATAATAACTGCACTCCTTACTGACTTTCGTATTATCTTTGAGCGTGACCCCGCAGCGCGTAACTGGTTGGAGGTGCTGTTCTGCTACCCCGGTTTGCAAGCATTGGTTTTCCATCGCTTGGCGCATAAACTATACACAATTAATATTCCCTTTATTCCCCGATTAATGTCACACATTGCCCGTTTCTTAACTGGCATTGAAATTCACCCAGGTGCCACAATCGGACTTGGTGTATTTATAGATCATGGTATGGGAGTAGTTATTGGCGAGACTGCTATTATCGGAGACTACGCCTTAATTTATCAGGGTGTCACTCTTGGTGGTACAGGTAAAGAAAGCGGTAAACGTCACCCAACTCTAGGGGAAAATGTCGTAGTTGGCACTGGCGCAAAAGTCTTGGGAAATATTGAAATTGGTAACAATGTTCGCATCGGTGCCGGTTCAGTTGTGTTACGAGATGTCCCCTCTGATTGCACCGTAGTTGGCATACCTGGTAGGATAGTTTACCGTTCTGGAGTCCGGGTAAATCCTCTAGAACATGGTAGCCTACCAGATGCTGAAGCCCAAGCAATTAGAGCATTAGTAGACAGAATCGAACAACTAGAGCAACAAGTTCAGGAAATGAAACAACCATCGGAATTGGCAGAAAATACTACTAGTATCCGTGACTTTGCCCTCGTTAGTAGCAGCTTTTCCGAAAGCCATAGCCATATAGATGACCATCATAATCACTGTCGAATTAGAGATAAGGCTATTGATGAATTTTTGGATGGTGCCGGAATTTAAAACAAAAAAATCAAAACCTGTAGAGAGATAGTGCCGCTACTTCTCTACCGAGTTTTAACTTCCATGTTGAGTATGTATACTTATCTAACAGATCCCAAACAAATATCAAGATTCGTATCGCCCACCCATAACCAATTGATAACTTTATAAAAAATCTGCACAATGGAAATTGCTAGGGGTGCCTGTAAAATCGGGCTGAGAATACACCCTTAACACCTGAGACTGGGTAATACCAGCGTAGGGAAGCCATTTATAAAGGAAATTTATAACTATGCGGACAGAATGGATCGCTAAACGTCGCGGACAAGCTAATGTCACCCAAATGCATTATGCTCGTCAAGGTGTCATTACTGAAGAAATGCACTATGTGGCGACGCGGGAAAATCTTCCAGCTGATTTAATTCGTGACGAAGTTGCACGGGGAAGAATGATCATCCCTGCCAATATAAATCACGCTAATTTGGAACCAATGGCGATTGGTATTGCCTCCAGATGCAAAGTCAATGCGAATATCGGCGCTTCTCCCAACTCATCAGATATCAATGAGGAGATTGCGAAGCTGCAACTCTCAGTCAAATATGGTGCTGATACCGTTATGGATTTATCCACAGGTGGCGGTAATTTAGATGAAATTCGTACAGCCATTATTAATGCTTCCCCTGTTCCCATCGGTACAGTGCCAATTTACCAAGCTTTAGAAAGTGTTCACGGCAATATTGAAAATCTTACTGCTGATGACTTTCTCCACATCATCGAAAAACATGCTCAACAGGGGGTAGACTATCAAACTATCCACGCGGGAATTTTAATCGAACATTTGCCTTTAGTTAGAAATCGAATTACAGGTATTGTTTCCCGTGGTGGTGGTATTTTGGCGCGGTGGATGTTGCATCATCATAAACAAAATCCCCTCTTTACCCACTTCAATGACATTATTGAGATTTTTAAAAGATACGATGTTTCTTTTAGTTTAGGTGATTCTTTGCGTCCTGGTTGTACCCATGATGCATCGGATGAAGCTCAACTAGCTGAACTGAAAACCCTGGGAAATCTTACCCGCAAAGCTTGGGAACATAATGTTCAAGTTATGGTGGAAGGTCCCGGACATGTGCCGATGGATCAAATTGAGTTTAATGTTAGAAAGCAGATGGAAGAGTGTTCTGAAGCTCCTTTCTACGTGTTAGGACCTTTGGTGACAGATATTGCCCCTGGTTATGACCATATTACCTCGGCGATTGGTGCCGCTATGGCAGGATGGTACGGTACTGCAATGTTGTGTTATGTCACACCAAAAGAACACTTGGGATTGCCCAATGCTGAAGATGTGCGAAATGGCTTAATAGCTTATAAAATCGCGGCACATGCCGCAGATATCGCCCGTCATCGTCCTGGTGCTAGAGATCGAGATGATGAATTGTCCCGTGCTAGATATAACTTCGATTGGAATCGTCAATTTGAATTGTCGTTAGATCCAGAACGTGCTAAAGAATACCATGATGAGACTTTACCCGCAGATATTTATAAAACTGCTGAATTCTGTTCTATGTGTGGTCCTAAATTCTGCCCAATGCAAACTAAAGTTGATGCAGATGCATTAACGGAGTTGGAGAAATTTTTGGCTAAAGAGAAGGAAGTTGTAGCTAAAGGTTAATTAATGTTTATGAGGGACTTCCAATTAATTAAATAATTGCACAACTTTCTATTGTGGAAGAGCCATCCGAATTTTTTCGGGCAAGACTTCGGCGTGAGCGCTCAGTCCTTACCTCCGGTACACTTCGTTCCGACAGGCTCAGGAACCATCGAACGCTGCCCAAACCACAGGATATTTTATTTTCTGGAAGTCCCTAAGTAGATAATTATTCTTGGGATAAGGCAGGGGGAAAAAGAGTTTGAGCCTTATATTAAGTAGTTAAACAAAATTAATTACACAACATTCAGGCATGAAACCCTTGTTCAGACTAGATCCTTATGTGTAAATAATTCTGCGCGATTACTTACTTTTTATCAAGAGTAGGGGGTTTAATACCCCGATGCCTACGGGTCGCCAGTTTTGAGTTGGGGCGGCAGCTTGCTACTTGCAGAAGCCACTCCGTGTCTACCCGTAGGGTATCCCCATCTCAAAACCCCCTTCTTCCTTCTTCAACTGTTCCCTGTTCCCTGTTCCCTTTTAGACAATTTTTTAAAATCTCCTTTCAAATTCGATCACTGCTCGATTATCATCGAAGAAATTTGTTGAGGCTCGGAAGCGATATTCATTATTAATTTTGTAATTGATACCCCATTGCAGTGGATCACTAGCCGTGAGTATTTTGAGCGCAGAAACTGATACTTTCCGAGAAATATCAACACCCGCTTCAGCTGCTAGTTCTAAACTAGAGAAGTTTCTTCCAGCTTCGGGATCTTCAGATATAACGGTAGGAAAAAGCCGAAAATCGCTCAAACCGAATGCTGTACCAATTTGATTAAAGGTATTTTGAAAGTTATTAAAAACCGCAGAACCTGCAATATTAATTAGCCCTAATGTGCTGCCAGCACCCTGTCCTTGGGTATCTACAAATCCACCCCCAAGTAAGGCTACAAGTTCAGTTTGACTGCGGTTGGGGGTGCTACGAAGTTCGAGGTTTTCGTTGAGTTGACTTGCTAAACCTTGAATTTCAGCTTCTACTTGGACACTTTCTAATGCTCCTAATCCAGAGTTACCATTGCGGGTAAAGTCACTACTTTGGACAACATCGAGAACTTTGGCGAATAACTTAATATCTAATTGTGGATCGCGGGGTTGATTTTTGCGAAAGTCAGCTTTGTGTTCATAATCGCGTACCAAATTAAATTGGGTGGTGAATAGATTAACCCCACCTTCCCTGAGTCTAATGACACCTTCAGGAATTGGATCTGTAAAGGATCCTGTAAGATTCAGGCTTCCGGTAGCGGTGAAGTTTAAAATTGGGGCACGGGTGATTTTAACATTTTTCCCCAATGTTAATTTGAGGTTGTTGAATCGCGTGGGTATGTTGGAACTTTCTGTTTCAGTAGAGGGATTATTTTCGGAATTATTAGGTGTATCTGTATTGCTACTAGTAGATGTGGTGGTTTTAGTAGATTCAGATAACAATACTTGACCATTATTCAAGCGAATACTACCACCAATTAAAGGATCGAGGGCAGAACCTGTAATTTGCAAGCTACCACTAACCCCGCCTTGATATAAACTTTTGAGGTTGAGAGCTAAACGATCAAAGTTAACAGTAAGGGGATTTTCCAGTGGCGAAGGACTCGCGTCATCTAAGTTACGTGTACCGATGTTACTAATGGGAATTTCTCCGAAGGCTTCGATTCTTCCCTGACTAAATCTACCTTGGAGGTTATCAACTGTGATGCGATCGAGATTGAATTTAGCTTGACCTGTAACGTCTGTCAATTTTCCGGGAAGTGCAAGGGCTGAAAATGTCGCTCCTCCAAGACTTGCAGTACCTTTGAGGGTCGGTTCTTTAACGGTTCCCCGCACCATTAAATCTACTTCTCCCTTTCCGCTTTCAAATGCTAACTGGTTTGTGAACAGATTAATTACCGATAATCCTTGATTTTTGACTTTAACGTCAAGATTAATTTGATTACTGGTGGGGATATTCATGGCAAAAGGTAACGGGTAGAACAAGCTACCATTGATTGTTACTGGTTCGGAACCTGCAACAACATTAATATCACTACCAAAATTTAAGCTTCCGTTATTATAGCTAAAACTAGCATTTGCAGATTCAATTCCTTTGGCATTCAGCGCACCTTCACTAATTCTGAGTTCACCTTTTGCTTGGGGATTAGTCACGTTACCTGCAATGGCAGCTGTTCCGCTGAGATTCCCAGATAGCCCTACTGGTAGTTTGACAAAGTTATTTAGGATTTTGACGGGAAAGTTGTTAACTCTCAATTGTCCTGATTGTTCCTTAGCACCAAGACTACCTGTAAAGGCAAATAGACGATCATTTGACTCTACACGTAGTGGTAATAATGTCAATACTCCATTTTCTAGTTTGCCTTCGGCGATAATTCTTTGAGCTTGGTAGTAGCGTTCTGGTTCGTCTTGACGACCCCAAGCAAAGTCTTGACCATTGACTTGGAATTGTAGAGCCAAGCCACTGGAACTATTGGTATCTAATAATACTTCACCGTTGAAGGTTCCTTTTAAGTCTGCCAGTTCCGGAATTGGAGATGCATTGCTTCGCTGTTGTTGTTGATTTTCTACTAATGCTTGAATTTCGGAGATGCGTTGTAGCTGTGATAACACTGATTGAGTTGGTAAACCCACAGGTTGGGTTTTTGCTAAGTCTGCGACGGTACCATATTCAGGTTCTTTGAGAATATTAGCAAAATCTGTAATTTCAAACACCTGTAGGGTGGTGAGAATATCTTGGATATTACCTTGAGTTGCGGTGATTTTGCCTTGAATTTTGGGTTGTGGGGAAGCGGGGGTGAAAGTACCAGCTAAGGTATAACGGCTATTTCCTTTGATAAAACTGCTATTTTCGAGGATGAGATTACCATTGCTATAGTTTAAAATAGCTGTGAGATTGTTACCTTTAATATTACCTAGAGTTGGTTGCGCGATCGCTATATTCCCAGAAGTATCTAAATTCTGTTTGTTAACCAGCAAGTCGCCTGTAAATATACCACCGACACCACCTTTACCTGTAAATCGATTTTGAGGTGCAGTTAGATTCAAAGCAGTTAGAGGGAAATTATTTACTTTAACTGCTAAATTTTGTCCCTGGGTTGTTCCTGTGGCTGTAGCTTGTTGCCACTTCACGTTAAAATCTTGAGGACGGTTATTTGCATCTAAATTTAAAGCAATCCGGTCTTGTTTCCCAAGAAGATTCAATTTTAAACCACTTCCCTGCACCGACTGAATATTTCCAATTAGTAATGGTTCAAATTTCAACTTATTTACATCCAAATTCCGGATTCCGACTTTTCCTTGAAGATTGGGTGTAGGTAAAGTTCCAGTAATTTGACCATTAAATTCAGCATTTCCAGCTAGTGTTAATGTGCTGGGTAATTTAGTTGGTAAATTTTTCAGGTTGTAATTTTTGGCAACAACATTCAAATTTAACCCCGTAATTTCCGGTACTTCTGATCCTTTAGCATTCACAGTTACATAACCATTTGCGGTTACATCCCGTGAAGTGGCTTGATCTATCAATAGTCTCTCACCATTCCAACCGATACTTGCTGTTAGAGGTTGCTCAATTCCTGCCAATCCCCGCGATAATTGTACCTGACCAACTGCTGCCAAATTTTCTAACGGTGCGGAGTTTTCCGAATCTAAGACTCCTGAAACCTGCAATTGACTGCCAAACTGTCCTGTTAACTCACTATTAATCCGACTTAATTCTACTCCCCGTGCATTCACTAATGCTTGATAACGCCCATCATTTAGTTGAATTTTTGTTGCATTAACGGTTCCTCCAGCAACATTTAATTGTGCATCTCCATTAAGTTGGATATCTTCTGGCTTGAAGGATTCAACATTGCCTGCAACATTAAAAAGACCATTTAAACCACCATTTATTTGAGGTGGAATTTTTCCTGTTATGAATTGTTGCAATGGAACATTATTGGCTTGAATTTTAGCTTGATAATTTCCATCTTTTAGAGATATATTCGCCGCATTGAAAACACCATTGCCAACATTTAAACGTCCTTGCCCAGTAGCTTGAATATTCGGTAACTCGAAGGAATCAACTGTACCTTGAACTTGGAAATTACCAGTTACTTTTCCTTGAACTTGTTCGGGGACTGTGGCTAATTCTTGCACATCGGAATTGTTGACTCGTAGCTGTGCTTGATAATTTCCCTGCGCCAATTGGATCTTATTTACTGCAACTGTCCCACCACCAACATTTAGGAGGGCATCACCAGTACCTTGAATAGTTTTTAAAGTTAAATTATCCAGGTTTCCTGCCACGACAAATGTTCCTGCTAAAGGATTTTGTAAAACAGGTGCTGACTCCTTTAAAACTCTGGATAATCTGACGTTATTAGCAACTAGTTGAGTCACAAAATTTTGTTGATTCAACTTAAAATTAGCAACATTTACCCGACCACCACCTAAATCAACCCCAGCATTGATAGAACTAATTCCATCAATTTTAAATGGGGCTGTACTCCCTGATGCTAATAAGCGACCATTAAATTCTGCCCCTTTTAAGATTAAATTTTCAGCTTGTTTTTTATCGACAAATTGCTCAATCCCAATTCCAGAAGTATCAGCGGTAATTTGCCATTTTTCATTGATCCAAGTTCCTGCTGCTTTAACTTTGCCACCTGCAACAGTGAGTAATGTATTGCGAAAATCAACCCGACGATTGGGATTAATTATGACTTCACCCGTACCAGGATAAGCAGCTTCCGGTGCTTGCCACCTTACCAAAGTTTGTACCTGTTCCGATGCACCAGCTAATCGCGCTGTTGCAGCTAGGGTACCAATTGCGAATCCCGGCTTGATATCATAACTTTTGGCTAAAGCATCTCCCGGTACATTCTGGGCAAGCAAATTAAAATCTATCCCTGGATTTTCTCCAACCCTCACCACTCCAGAACCTGTTACCTCACCACCCACAACGGGTTTACCCTGAATATCCCGAAAGCTAATTAAAAAATCGCGGGTGACATATTCAAACTTGGCAACAACATTACTAAAATCAACCTTATCGATTTTGGCAGGTTTGGTTGTGGCGATATTTCCCGAAAGTATGGGTGCTTCCAGTTCTCCAGTGACAAATAAATCTCCCCGCAACTCACCGCTAACTGGTAATGGTAATTTCAGCTTTAAAGTTTCTTGGGTATTTGCCACACTGACGGAATTTACCTTACCTGCCAACTTAAAGCCAGTTTTGCGATCGATGGTACCATTAGCTATTAAGGGTATTTTTCCATAATTCCCCGTCGCATTTTCAAACTTGATTTCCGTATCGTCAAATTTGAGTTTACCTTGGGTTTTAGTAAATAATTGAGGTAATCGTGCCACCTGTACCCGGATATTTTTGGCTGTGACATCTCCAAATAACTTCGCTGGTTCATCCCTAGCTAATTGAACTTTGATATCACCTGTGACTTGTCCTGCCTGTAAATCTACTGGTAGCTTGACGATACGTGTCACATTTGGTGCCATTAAATCGTCGGCTTGAATTTCTAAATTATGGGTTTTAGTTTTGGGACGACTTTCTCCCCGTAGAAAAATACTACCTCCATCCCCAGGTTTACCCCCCACCTCATATTTAATAAGTTGGTTTTTCTCCAATAATTGAGCGGTTCCATTGACTTGGGAAACACTAATTGGGGTATTGGGGACAGTGGGAATTAGATAAGCAATATTACTTTTTTGGGTTGAATTTGTTGTAATTTGACCCCGAAATGGCTGTAATGTGAGCTTGCCATTACGAAAACGCAAATTATCTAGTTCCGTCTTAATTGCTTTACCCTTACCGCCAGCAGATATAGTGGTGCTAACCCAAAGTCCATTACTATCTTGTTCTATATAAACATCTGGATTGACCAAAGTCACATCTAATTTTAAGCGACGTTGGAAAATTAAACTCCATAAATCAAAGCCGACATCAACACCTGCCACTGTCGCTGAATCGGGGTCGGTTGCGGTTTTAGGAATCGAGGAACCTCCGAAACTAACCCCAAATAGTGAAACGTTCTTGAGTTTACCCAGCTTCACTGGACGATTGAGAGAAGTAGAAATACCTTCTTCAGCTAGTGGTGTTAGGTCTTTGTTGACAAAATTCCATAGCCACCAAGACCCCCCCACAATGCCAATGGTTAACAGCCCTGCAAAGGCGATACCACCTCGACTAAGCAGCATTAACAATAGTCTTTGACGATGAGAAGGTTGGGAGTTACGGTCTTGGTTGGGAGAATTAGTCATAAAATCTCACGATGTGACTCACCAGAGGTAATAGCGCTTTGCTAAATTCAAGGTGCAATCTAACTTACACAAGGATAACGGAAAATTAGTGTTTTGGGCTGACAATTGTTTGCACCACATGAGTTAGGTGCTGGAGTATTTAAGCGATCGCATAGTTCAACGACTCTACTTAATTTAGCTTAAAATAATTGCGGACTCTCTACTTTGCAATTTCCTATGCACCGTCCCATCTACCTCGATAATCATGCCACAACACCTGTCGATCGTCGTGTGGTTGATGCTATGCTGCCTTACTTTTATGAACACTTTGGCAATCCATCCAGTGTTAATCATCAATATGGATGGGAAGCAGAAGCAGCGGTAAAGCAAGTGAGGGAAGTCTTAGCAACAGCGATTAATGCTAGTCCAGAAGAAATTATTTTTACCAGTGGTGCAACTGAGGCAAATAATTTAGCAATTAAGGGTGTTGCCGAAGCTTATTTTGCTAAAGGTCAGCATATTATTACTGTGGTGACAGAACATAATGCTGTAATTGATCCCTGTAAATATTTGGAAACTTTAGGTTTTGAAGTTACATTTTTACCAGTTGACAAAGATGGACTAATTAATTTAATTGAATTCAAAAAAGCTATCCGTAGTGATACTATTTTAGTTTCAATTATGGCTGCAAATAATGAAATTGGTGTTTTACAGCCTCTAGCAGAAATTGGTGAAATTTGCCGAGAACATGGAATTATTTTTCATAGCGATGCAGCACAAGC includes:
- the psbA gene encoding photosystem II q(b) protein; this translates as MTTTLQRRESANVWEQFCNWIASTENRLYIGWFGVLMIPTLLAATTCFIVAFIAAPPVDIDGIREPVAGSLMYGNNIISGAVVPSSNAIGLHFYPIWEAASLDEWLYNGGPYQLVVFHFLIGVFCYMGREWELSYRLGMRPWICVAYSAPVAAATAVFLIYPIGQGSFSDGMPLGISGTFNFMLVFQAEHNILMHPFHQLGVAGVFGGSLFSAMHGSLVTSSLVRETTETESQNYGYKFGQEEETYNIVAAHGYFGRLIFQYASFNNSRSLHFLLAAWPVVGIWFTSLGISTMAFNLNGFNFNQSVIDTQGRVINTWADVINRANLGMEVMHERNAHNFPLDLAAGDASPVALSAPAING
- the thiC gene encoding phosphomethylpyrimidine synthase, with protein sequence MRTEWIAKRRGQANVTQMHYARQGVITEEMHYVATRENLPADLIRDEVARGRMIIPANINHANLEPMAIGIASRCKVNANIGASPNSSDINEEIAKLQLSVKYGADTVMDLSTGGGNLDEIRTAIINASPVPIGTVPIYQALESVHGNIENLTADDFLHIIEKHAQQGVDYQTIHAGILIEHLPLVRNRITGIVSRGGGILARWMLHHHKQNPLFTHFNDIIEIFKRYDVSFSLGDSLRPGCTHDASDEAQLAELKTLGNLTRKAWEHNVQVMVEGPGHVPMDQIEFNVRKQMEECSEAPFYVLGPLVTDIAPGYDHITSAIGAAMAGWYGTAMLCYVTPKEHLGLPNAEDVRNGLIAYKIAAHAADIARHRPGARDRDDELSRARYNFDWNRQFELSLDPERAKEYHDETLPADIYKTAEFCSMCGPKFCPMQTKVDADALTELEKFLAKEKEVVAKG
- a CDS encoding translocation/assembly module TamB domain-containing protein, which encodes MTNSPNQDRNSQPSHRQRLLLMLLSRGGIAFAGLLTIGIVGGSWWLWNFVNKDLTPLAEEGISTSLNRPVKLGKLKNVSLFGVSFGGSSIPKTATDPDSATVAGVDVGFDLWSLIFQRRLKLDVTLVNPDVYIEQDSNGLWVSTTISAGGKGKAIKTELDNLRFRNGKLTLQPFRGQITTNSTQKSNIAYLIPTVPNTPISVSQVNGTAQLLEKNQLIKYEVGGKPGDGGSIFLRGESRPKTKTHNLEIQADDLMAPNVTRIVKLPVDLQAGQVTGDIKVQLARDEPAKLFGDVTAKNIRVQVARLPQLFTKTQGKLKFDDTEIKFENATGNYGKIPLIANGTIDRKTGFKLAGKVNSVSVANTQETLKLKLPLPVSGELRGDLFVTGELEAPILSGNIATTKPAKIDKVDFSNVVAKFEYVTRDFLISFRDIQGKPVVGGEVTGSGVVRVGENPGIDFNLLAQNVPGDALAKSYDIKPGFAIGTLAATARLAGASEQVQTLVRWQAPEAAYPGTGEVIINPNRRVDFRNTLLTVAGGKVKAAGTWINEKWQITADTSGIGIEQFVDKKQAENLILKGAEFNGRLLASGSTAPFKIDGISSINAGVDLGGGRVNVANFKLNQQNFVTQLVANNVRLSRVLKESAPVLQNPLAGTFVVAGNLDNLTLKTIQGTGDALLNVGGGTVAVNKIQLAQGNYQAQLRVNNSDVQELATVPEQVQGKVTGNFQVQGTVDSFELPNIQATGQGRLNVGNGVFNAANISLKDGNYQAKIQANNVPLQQFITGKIPPQINGGLNGLFNVAGNVESFKPEDIQLNGDAQLNVAGGTVNATKIQLNDGRYQALVNARGVELSRINSELTGQFGSQLQVSGVLDSENSAPLENLAAVGQVQLSRGLAGIEQPLTASIGWNGERLLIDQATSRDVTANGYVTVNAKGSEVPEITGLNLNVVAKNYNLKNLPTKLPSTLTLAGNAEFNGQITGTLPTPNLQGKVGIRNLDVNKLKFEPLLIGNIQSVQGSGLKLNLLGKQDRIALNLDANNRPQDFNVKWQQATATGTTQGQNLAVKVNNFPLTALNLTAPQNRFTGKGGVGGIFTGDLLVNKQNLDTSGNIAIAQPTLGNIKGNNLTAILNYSNGNLILENSSFIKGNSRYTLAGTFTPASPQPKIQGKITATQGNIQDILTTLQVFEITDFANILKEPEYGTVADLAKTQPVGLPTQSVLSQLQRISEIQALVENQQQQRSNASPIPELADLKGTFNGEVLLDTNSSSGLALQFQVNGQDFAWGRQDEPERYYQAQRIIAEGKLENGVLTLLPLRVESNDRLFAFTGSLGAKEQSGQLRVNNFPVKILNNFVKLPVGLSGNLSGTAAIAGNVTNPQAKGELRISEGALNAKGIESANASFSYNNGSLNFGSDINVVAGSEPVTINGSLFYPLPFAMNIPTSNQINLDVKVKNQGLSVINLFTNQLAFESGKGEVDLMVRGTVKEPTLKGTASLGGATFSALALPGKLTDVTGQAKFNLDRITVDNLQGRFSQGRIEAFGEIPISNIGTRNLDDASPSPLENPLTVNFDRLALNLKSLYQGGVSGSLQITGSALDPLIGGSIRLNNGQVLLSESTKTTTSTSSNTDTPNNSENNPSTETESSNIPTRFNNLKLTLGKNVKITRAPILNFTATGSLNLTGSFTDPIPEGVIRLREGGVNLFTTQFNLVRDYEHKADFRKNQPRDPQLDIKLFAKVLDVVQSSDFTRNGNSGLGALESVQVEAEIQGLASQLNENLELRSTPNRSQTELVALLGGGFVDTQGQGAGSTLGLINIAGSAVFNNFQNTFNQIGTAFGLSDFRLFPTVISEDPEAGRNFSSLELAAEAGVDISRKVSVSALKILTASDPLQWGINYKINNEYRFRASTNFFDDNRAVIEFERRF
- the cysE gene encoding serine O-acetyltransferase, translating into MSIITALLTDFRIIFERDPAARNWLEVLFCYPGLQALVFHRLAHKLYTINIPFIPRLMSHIARFLTGIEIHPGATIGLGVFIDHGMGVVIGETAIIGDYALIYQGVTLGGTGKESGKRHPTLGENVVVGTGAKVLGNIEIGNNVRIGAGSVVLRDVPSDCTVVGIPGRIVYRSGVRVNPLEHGSLPDAEAQAIRALVDRIEQLEQQVQEMKQPSELAENTTSIRDFALVSSSFSESHSHIDDHHNHCRIRDKAIDEFLDGAGI
- a CDS encoding histidine triad nucleotide-binding protein, which codes for MSQTTETIFSKIIRREIPADIVYEDDLALAFKDVHPQAPVHILVIPKKVIPKLDAATDDDTALLGHLLQTVKKVAAQAGLEKGYRVVINTGDDGGQTVHHIHLHILGGRQMSWPPG